Sequence from the Amaranthus tricolor cultivar Red isolate AtriRed21 chromosome 1, ASM2621246v1, whole genome shotgun sequence genome:
tatattattttattttaatgtattattgtgctataataatgttattttattttaattattttattgaaaaattaattcttctgattttttataattatttttgaagttattattattttgatatattatgataatgttattataattattatttgcaggactttgaaaatttaggggataatgtagattattctgatagatttgttaccgacAGAGAATTTGATTCagtagatgatttacatgcttgggTTAGGCTAATGAGATAGCagtaacaattggttttcaatttacacgtgcttcatataaaaaaaagaaggacgttctagagtgagtctgtacttaagatgtcaccgctacgaTAATAgaaggggtgatttgcataacttagacaatgctgcccgacctggttccaaaagtaggggttgtgggtgtaaatttatgattttaggaactagtcgtaacccagaggaaagaccttggacggttagagtgtttcctggtgaaaaaggaagacataaccacccattcttcatgtacagagatggtcaaataagagtaaataggatgactgcggatatcaggcagcacatacgagatctaagtgcaactggcatgcaaccagcatttataatgtctttaattagaagaaattttcctcgtttttatgctagtatgaatcaaatttacaatgtgaGACAGACAGACAGTCAatcaggagagaagagatggatggtaggactcctcttcaacactgtctgtatatggccacggagcataattatgtagtttggacagacttggaaAGTGAGGGTCAGTTGACTAAATAattgattgcgaatccaacatctatccagatgctacgttcgtggccccatgttgtgttgatagacacaacgtacaaaacaaataagcaaaagtggcccatttgcgaaatcattggaatgacgTCGTGCgacattatggtcatctccccccatggcatgtggaaggtgttggcgtcaggctgccacctttccacaaatgcCATAATGAGAGCATTGTCGATGTGCAGGTGCATTATATACGGCAGACGACCAAGGGGACTGCCAGGTAACACCCTGTACAattcatcagacatgtcctAAAGTCTGATGATTGAATCCAACGTCTTCTTCCGAGCACGacattccaaaatcggaggggtgcgctccgatccctcaaatataacctttgctacgtgcccaccgtagctAGGTATTAAAGTGGTatcaacagggcccccgggctggggtgatgtgatcaaccagtccGTGTTCGCCGACTGCGAGCAcctcctcccccgtggagccgcatcctcaacCTGGCTTACTCCTGCTTGGTCAGAAGTGTCACCCGAGCCATGCCCTCTAATCCTGAACTGACTAGCATGCCCTCTTACGATcgtccaatcaacaggatgACATGCAGACTCATCCTGACTGAGTGACTTTTCCCGACTAAGAGactcgtcgtaatcagtatcatcgtcacctgagccgaccatatgactatgtaggctactctggcgctcaaagcgactacgcacttgctctagggtacttgaacgttgggcctgactatgtatgGCCACCTGTTCTTGCCTTGCTCGCCTTGCAGATCCCGTAACCCCCTTCTCATGGGGATCCCCTCTCAGTAAAGTTGGCCTAGATCTATTGCCGCTTAATAACCCTCTAAAAAATCCTTTTCCCTTaccttgatttccagccatttactacaattttcatattttaaattaagacGACATTCCaaagttaatttaataaacacttagaatcatataaattacaaataagtaacaacaaaaataattcacaattacaaacaaataaacaattattatatttataaatatttaaacagctaaaatttaataaattaattacacaaaataaattcattccaaattaaaaaaaaattaattcaaaattctgattcgaaataaaaaaaaaaaaattccagtcgcacaaaaagtgcgactacacctaggtacagtcgcactttttgtgcgactgggttgTGCACCTGGGGtttgaatttatttaattttttatttatttaatttttttttaatttttctcacatttaaattaaaaactacttcttacaataacattatcataatacaatctattacaacatttattaaacaacaataactaagaaaataaattaattaaacacaacaaactcattcgaaattaaaaaaaaaaaaaatcagatgttcatcccagtcgcacaaaaagtgcgactccacCTAGGTACAgttgcactttttgtgcgactgcggagaatttttttttttctcaaatctaaattaaaaactacttcttacaataacattatcataatacattctattataatatttactaaataacattaactaagaaaataaattaattaaacacaacaaactcattcgaaattttaaaaaaataaaaaaataaaaaaaataatgttcttcacagtcgcacaaaaagtgcgactgtacctaggtacaGTCACACTTTTCGTGCGACTGTgaagaacttttttttttcttcgaatgaattaaaataaaaattaccccGAATTTTTGTCGACGACTTCGATTCCAAAGTTTTAGCTCCGATTACTTTTATGTGAAGAATTTGAATTTATGGAAGTGATGagagtgttattgagtgaatttgaagtgtttttatagaggttttaaggttagtggcattttcgtaattttttaaatttcagggACAAATTTGTAGTTTCATtcgaggggtggcgataaaataaaaaaggtggcgacaaataagaatcggaAAAATATTTCACAGCTCAAATTGGGTAAAGCAAGTGAAGTACATAGATTAGAGATTCTCCCTTTAATCCTTTATTCTGATTCTGATTCCATATGTCAGTCATCAGTGGGTGAGACTGAGAGTTGGGAGAAAAGAAAATCAGACCCCTGTTTAATGTTTCCTACACATGTTTCCAAAGATTGAAGGGCAGAGGGATCAGAATATCATCTCATGTTAATTTCCTTCAaagtatgttattattttgataagtaATCCATACTCAACACATGAATGTTTGACTCATCTTATACCTGTTTACTTGAATTTGTCCTTGCAATCCTAGACAACATTAGTGATTGTAACTTGGAATTCATACTTAATCTGTTCCGTCTTCTATTTTGATCTGTCTTATTAAATTTACACCTTTATTTTTACGTTCgcactctttttcttttaatttcatttacaaacttattttttctttacattTTAACTGATCATGATTgtcatattttgttttattttgtaactacaaataaatttttacattACAAATTTTAGGTGCTTTTTCAAGGTGATAACCGGAGTAAAAAAGTACTTCTATTTAGTATTATCAGTGGGTTACTTCATTGTCAACCATTGACATAAATTGTCAATACATAGGTCACACTTTTAACTATCCGGTAATTGAGTCAGCATATAGGTCGCATTTAACGACAAACCTAATATATTGGGATTTTTTGGTACTCAATTATGAACACCCCTAAATAAGAGTCAGAATCAGAGCCATCAACTCAATATTCCGCACAAGTCGAAGTTCAGATTTCGGAAGAGAGAAAGATAACGGACAAATCATACCcgtaataaaaagaaaaaaacaagcaTGAATAACACGAATTTTATGTCGTTTTCATTCATCAAGATGGCCAACATGCCCAAGCCCACATTACTATTTCATAGAAAAAACGCTTACATTTCGAAAATGAGATTCACATGTAACAAAAACAGACACAAGACACTCTGGTGAAAAACTTTATGGTGCAAAGTCACATGATGTTCATTGGATTTATGTGAGCAATACAAACAGAGATGATGATTCATTACTTTACACTCCTTTGCCCTGTGTTTGCTGCTTGATACAAATATTCATCGGATTTATGTGGGCAATAcaaatatagcaaattaaaTGAGACGAGACTTCTAGAACATCaactgttaaagcaagtgccaataattttaatgatgacgttaactttaaacatataatcgaacatgctttgtcctGTACTTTGGAGAGGGTCGACAAAGATGTGTCggatatgggtggtttaaggtttgaaacaattgatgagagttgcttgatcaaagcaacaagaaaagaagcaaactgtgagtggctcgaccaGGCACTTGATCGAGCAATGCCtagctcgaccggtcgagcgataTTGGCTCGTTCGAGCAGAATGCCtagaacaagtcagtagcttcactggaagctcgctcgatcgagcgaggtagtggctcgatCGAGCAGTAGTCCAACAGACTACATTGGATcctgtttttggtcagaatttgtggtaattatgcaataatgtggtgcaatactgtaatgtttattgttatagttattcgGGGTGTTAAATGGGGTGTTAAAGGTACTTTATGGTGAGTAATTGAGAGGTTCTAAGAATGATACTCACCTTCCACTATAAAAGGGAGTATCATTCATAGAACAATGATCACCACGAACACATTTTGAGAAAGCTATTACTTTGattgaaacttgagagtgttcatTATTGTTCTAGCATTTtatgatcttgagagattgttcttaaGATAAAGGGGTTGaatttcaatataataaaactacatttgaggaggaggtatccaagatacctcataaacatttgcattatatttttcgtttgtttttcattgttaaacctctttgaggcttgcatTTTCATCAACATTGCTTCATTTTCTAATCTATTTGAGGAAGGGAGAAGAGGGGGTTGAAACCAGAAAAAGAAACATCAAGATGATGTACAAAGAGGGGTATTTACTTCCCTTTTCAGTTCTTGTTTTcaattatctaaaaaaattttagtttccTTACAGGGAAAAAGAATGTAACTAATAACATTTACTCTAACAAGTTCAGAGACAAAATGACATAGATATTCAGACCCTAACAAGCATCCTATTACCCATCTACAATGAAGATACATTACACGGGACAAAACGAAAACTGGAACACCCGACTTTCCTCAAATCCATCATGTTGCTTGAACTGGACTATTCTTACCTTCATTTACGTCAGACTTGCTAACGGCAATCGGAACACTGACATGGAATGCGGATTGTCGAGATGGAGAGCCGAGAAGATTTAGAGAGAGTTGCGGGGGAActatatggctattattttcagtCTCACTTAGATTGAGTTGGGAAATTCCAAGTTCATCGGCATTCACAGGATCCTTACGGAGCACTGGGGTTGGCTTCAGGACTTGATGTTGCGAGGTTTCACCCTTATTATCTTCTTCCGGATGGATAGCTTGTGGCCAGAAGGAATGATAGTGAACGGGTACAAAGAATGTGGGAATAGTAGGTGTTAGGTTGGTTTGAAGTGCCAGTGGCTCGTCGTTTTCTTTAACTTCTTCTGTAGATGTAGCTTCCATGGGCTCCGTCTCCGTACAAAGGGAGAGATCTAATGATGGCATTGAACTTGTATTTTCGGTTTCTGTAGGCTCGGACGGAAGAGGAAGCAATTGGTCTTCAGGAACAGTCTCGGGCTCTTCAGTTACCTTGAAAAAAACGATATGAATGAGCAGACCAAAATTATTATGTACACCCAGATGCAATTTTGAACAAAGTTGTAGTCCCTACTATCCTTAAATGATAGGCTACAATTTTACATCAAACAATCCTAAAATTTCAAACAATTTCCAAAGTACAGTAATTTAAACCTACATTTTGCCACTATCTGTGATGGCACCCTTCGTGCTATACTATAGCGGagattcgaaaattcaagtagCAGAGCAATTAAAGCATTTGAACTTAATTAATCCGATAAGATGTCTTGAACACTTGCAGCAGGGAGTAAAGAATTTGAGCAATTAGTGCCAAGAAATCAGCTGAATCAAGAAGATTAAAGACTACACATTTTAATTCTTGTTATGGCTAAAACACGAGGtagtattataatttataaaccatTATAAAGGACAAAAGGATAACCGGAAAGGTGTCATAACTTCCAAAACTATACATAAACCAAAATCCTAAACCCCCAAATCAATTATCAAGTTCAAACCCAATTTAATCCAACAATCCCATCCACCCAATCACAATTAATTAATACATAATCCAATAAGTTCATCAACCCAAAATCTCCCATCAATCATAATATTTCATCCACATGCAACTATGACTCGATGTTCTCATTGAACCAATAATGGCCATAACTCCTGCACTTGCCCTACTCGTAGCAATGCCGACACCGGCACAAACTCCTTCTCCAATAGCACCTCAACCAATGCCGTTGGCGGTGGGATTATATTATTTGGGGCAAGATTAGCAGATGGTTCATTCTTGAATAAAAGTGCAAGCATGGGGAATCTTTCTCATCATCACTCTAATTTTTTATctcccaaaaataataatactacttcTCCTGATCCTGATCCTGATCAAAGGATTTGGAAAGCCTCAGCCAAATCTCGTACATAATCAGCAAATACCAGAAAGTTTGTTCCCTTACACCTATGGAAGAACTTCAAAAGCATGACAAAGGGATTAAGGTGTCAAGATTCTGACCACTACCCTGTTAGTCTCATTAATGCAGTTTCGGTAGTTAAGACATGTAGTTCGATAGATCTGTCGGTCTGAAACAGCAATATATCAGCTTGCAGAAGGGTCCATAAAGCACATACACTCCTTGGAGGTTCCATGTTCAACGTGCAATACTCAAAGACATGAACAAATTTACTATAGACCTGTGCCTCGATGCCCATCTTTGTGTCCATCTCAAATCCTCCATGCAAAGATACACTTGCTACAAAAGTACTAGACCTTCAATATTCTGTATATTTTGGGATTTCTTAAACTGAACAATGATACAAACCTAAAGGCAGCAAGGCAAAAAAAGATCGAGCCTAAGGATCACCAGTCACCAGTGGACTAgatacattttttaaaaagatcTCACAAGGTGAGCAACTGTGTAGGTTTGAACTTGACACAGGTATGGAAAATTTACAAACTATGAAAGAATAGCTTCagcattaacaaaaaaaaaaaaaaaaaaaaaaacagaatagACAACAAAGCTCCAATAAAACAGATTGTGCGCCTGTCCACATCTCATGTCTgtttttttagcatatgaatcaACAGATTAGACAACCAAGCTCCAATGATACTCAAATACTCTAGTCTCCAAATTTACCAGCCTTGCTTATATTTAAGTGACATCTCCAAATCCAATACTCTCATCGTCCCAAAATAAAAGCATTATTTTACTTTCTATTTCTATTTAGGGTCCTAGTCTACTAGACTTAACTTGTAAAAACTGAGTTGAAATATTTTACTAATGCAACTAAACTGAAATAATTGATTAGTGAAAACATGAGAAAGTGGAGGGATAAATTGAACTGATATGGTCCAACTCAACTAAAACCAAGCCAaagtcaaaataaattaatgatcGGTCGgtcgaaaatggcaaaaaatgGACTGTCAATAGTGCCTTATATGCACATCATAACCATCACAAACACACAGGAAACTAACCATATCAGGAACCATGTCAAAAAGGCTTGATCTCCTCTTTCTACGAGTGGCATGACTCTGTCGGATGAAATACTTTTGAGCATGACTAGCCACCTGGGTAGGAGTTCTTGACACCACATAGTTGCGAGCTATCCCTCTCCAATCTCCCTTACCCAACTTCTGAAGACcaattaagaataaacgatgctCATCCTCAGTCCATGGTTTACCTGAAATGtatattaattgataaaaatacaAGCAAAAAGTTATAGTTTAACCATCATTCATATATAATTATCTGCAAGGAACTACACTACATATCAGCTGTCAGCAAGTATAATCATCTAAAAAGAACAAAAGTTTCTTCCTAGTTCTACAATTTTTAATTCTTCACAGAAAGAAAGGGATAACAGGTAGCCCATATAATTGGAGCTAGGGAGTAGGCACAGACGGCTGGTCTATCATCACCACAAAACAGATTgtagggaaaaaaaaaaaaaaaaaggtacatagaaaaactattaaaaagaaGGGGGAAAACAATTTTGCATGCAAGCTAACTGAAACCAAGTGCTTAATCTTCAATACAATGTAGTTGAAAGAAAAAACTACAGCaaatataatagtaataaaaaaatttaaaaagaaaaaacctaGAGCTCTTGTCGCCCATAGGCAAGAGCTGCCAAAGCCCACAGGCTAGGCTTCATTCTTTTCACCTTAAACGTACCTCGTCTTAACTATATAAGCTGATATGAAATAATCTCAGCTTATTCCAAATGTGAGTGAATCTGGgtattttttgcaaaaacttaGTTTAACCTTAAGTTTCCTAAAACGTAATTTTATGATGTGAAAAGAGTAAAGATTAAAACACGTTACTATAAGATCAAACTTCAGGTGTGGCATACTCAATTGCAAAGATGTCTCATATGGACATCTCGTTTCCTTAAGAAGAACAAGAATCAACTAACTTTCTATGAGACTTCAACACCGAGATGAAAGCcgacaaaacactattttagaAAATGGAGCTGTCTGCCATCTGAACATATATGAGAAATATGTCTAGCGTACTCCATTTAGCTTACATGAACAAATAACATAATCCTGAGTCCTTGATGAAAagttaaaaacaatttaaaggGAAAAGCACAACCATTGAAACGATCATCAACATCAGCAAAGACAATCCCAGTCCGTGAACACAACATAATTCCAAAGGTCAACAGACACCAAGCATCCATAGTCAGAGTTAACATATAGAAGAACATTTCATAACAAAATAACCAAACTGAGGGATCTTCAAAGCTCAGTTCAACATAGTAGAGAAGTAGCCAGCTATATGCTTACCAATCACTCACATGCAAATTCACAAATCAGAACATATTCAAAGCCTAATGTTTGAACAATGTGAGACATATCTGACCCCAACTATTCAACATGGTATGCTATGTACTGCCTGTCCTACCAATATCCAGGGCATTTTGGGTCCACCCAACAACCAAACAGTTGATATTATCCCCTGAAATCTCCTCTCCCCTCCATCCCCATGGTATGCATTAATATGCAACTCGTATACTAATCCAAACATACAAATAAACTACAAAAACACATCTTCCTACAAAGTGCATTAGCAAGTTCTTATCATTGTTAATCTTAACAACCACTTAGAAAGGACTTAACATACAATCAATTATGACCACAAAGCCCTGGTTAATCTACAAAGGTACGTACTAAGAACCCACAACACACTTCTCAAAAATATTACTTAAAGGACCCAAACTAGATGCATTCATATGCAGCTCGTATACTCTAtccaaacatataaataaattacaGAAAACACATCTTCCTACTATAGTCCATTAGCAAGTCCGTATCATTGTTAATAACAGCCACTTAAAAATGACTTGACATACAATCAATTACGAACACACAAACCATGTTAATCCACAAAGGTACGAACCCACAACACAATTCTCAAAATATAAGTTGTTAAAGGACAAAAACTAGATGCATTAATGAGACACCAACCTCCACAATAACAAAACTCAAAATTAACAACAGACAAAATACGACCATAAGTTTGTACTGATGTACAAAGTAGTTCTCCTTGTGCACACATACATACTACTAATAAACTAACCTCCGTCAATAGAGTTCAACTAGGATAAAGGGCTATCCATAAACTCTGATAGTAGGACCACAACTATTCTGTATTATCAAAAAAACGTGACCGTCTAATCCCCTTCGAAAATGGATGCATAATGTTGAAAACCACAACAACCACTACCATCCTACTGTCAAACAAATCCAATACCTGAATATATTACGTGGAACATCGGTCCACCCCCAAAAATATGCCAAAATTGATCTCTTAGCTATATCTATACACTATTTTTCTCCAACACCCATTTCCAAAGTTTGGTTTCTATGCACAAGTGTAACATGTAACTTCTCTACACCCCAAATGTCAAGCTTTCCTCTCAACAAATATCCtttttatgtgtttattattattattatctacaCACAAATTACCCCAATTCATTATTAAGTTAAGTAAAGAATGTCCAATCAATGCTTagtatttcaattttcattctctTATAagcttaatatttatttatattattgaaattgacaacttcaataaacattaaatAGAATTACTATCCAAATTACAAGAAACAAACTCCAAAATACAATAATCAACTGTAAACatcatgagtagtcaccagcttCAACAAGatataaaacaaaaccaataaataattaaagttatataTCCACTTGCTTAGAAACCCACAtcacatatttaaaaaaaaaataaaaatgaaacccACATCACATAAGTTGGCTGTATCCCCAAAATCACATAGAAACACTAAAAATAACACATAAAAACACAATAAAGCAATCAACATTCACCACAAGactattaaaatttcaaaaaaataaccaCAAACTAATCAGAAAAAAAGGAACCCACAAAAATATTTCTAAACATGATCCaattaataattcaaaaaaaaacaatccTTAAAAAATCCTACCTTTTTTCCTCTCGGAGCGACGATTAGAAGAGCAAGAAGCATGATTAGGATCATCAGAAAGATACCCATCAAGACGAAGAGGATCAGACGAAGGAgaagtagtattattattattgggagATGAAAAATTAGAGTGATAATGAGAAAGATTTCCCATACTTGCACTCTTCTTCATGAATGAACCATCTGTTAATCTTACCCCAAACAATCTAATCCCACCCCCACCCCCGCCGCCGCTACCGCCACCTCCGCCGGCATTGGAAGAAGTGCTATTTGGGGAGGAGTTTGTGGCGCCGGCGGCGTTGCTACGAGTAGGGCAAGTGCGGGAGTTATGGCCATTATTAGAGCAATGAGAACATCGACGAGTCATAGTTGCATGTGGATGAAAAGATTATGATTGATTGGAGATTTTGGGTTGATTAGATGATTGGTTtatgtattaattaattatgattgaGTGGATGGGATTTTTGGATTAGATTCGGTTGGAATTTGATAAATTGAATTGGgttttaggattttaattaaaaaaaaaaagggagagGAAAAAAGAGAATTAGTTTGTAAGAAGAggagatttaaaaggattataaataaataaaggagACGAAAGGAGAGGAGTGAGGAGAGAATAGAGAGGAAGGATAAAAAGAACGCGGTGCGTCTTGTGTGGACTATGGAGTTAATTTAACGTCCTccttgcttcttttttttttatcctttttattttatttttaattttctatatgaaaaattaaagaTTGTCATTACTCATAACAAGGATTTAGATCGAGTTTAGTTAGACTTAAATTTtccactcaaaaaaaaaagttagacTTAAAATTtcgaattttttattttgggcaTATATACATTTAAAGTCAAGATTTAACTTTGTcggattttaaattttgaaatctGGACCATAAGGTTTAatgataaaaatttgaaaaaaaataagtttattttcaaaaaaattcacaaaagaagtttctgaaatttgaattttaaaataagcGTCTTCACAAAATTAAGATCAAGTATTTGTTTGTTGTAGCtaacaataaacaaagaaagttgTCAAAAAGGTTAAAACCCTTTATTCCCCGTTATGATTCAAGTTTTTAAGACCCAATGAATCTAATTATGGTTCCGGATCTAAAAGGTAAATGGGTCTAGGTTCACACAGTATATAAAATGAGTTTGAATTAACCGGATTTAAGTCTGACATATAATTATCTACATTATAATTTCTATACtactcaaaaaaatattaagtaaaAATGGTAAAAACATACTCCATCTTGTTCTAATCAATTATCTCATTTGTTTTGGCACTAGTTTAAGAAAAAGGAGAGAGACCACATTGGACTACATAGGAGAagtgagtaaaaaaaaaataagagcaatatgtgaataagataaaaagataaattaaaatgtgTAGatgataatttataaaatataaatcatgaGCAAAAATAAGAATATACTAAATAAGACagactaaaacaaaaaatagactaattatttGGGATAAAGTAATAGAGGGTAACAATTAACAAACCATGGCTGAGATAAAAGCAATTGAAATGGTCATTCAAGTGGCTAAACAATTACTACAATGGAATAGTTGTTCAATAATCATTATGTACTGATACGAAAATTGCACTGAAAGGCTTCACAAAATCCATTTAAATTCATCACTAGTACATACCAAttcttttttagtttgtttacaaTGTGGAGCATTCTCTAATTGGAGAAATATAAAAGAGATGCGGAAAGAAAAGAGGATCGAATCAATATATCAGACTCATTAGTAAAGCAAGCCCAAAATATTCATAATCACCTTCACCCATCATCATTTTTGTAGTATAGGGTTGTCGGAGGAATAAGGACagtgaaaatcaaattcaaaacattCGCATTCAAAACATTCGCAAAAAAGTATCTTAAGTATTAACTAAGACAAACTAATCTTCAACTCTCTTTTCCTATCCCCTTGTCTCCTCCCTCCAATGAAGGAAATTTTTTGtcataatcaataaaatttttaatcttttatctctttaaatttacagctttatataaatttaaatgaaattttaaaaaattattatgcaGTGAAGTTTAAAAAGttcttaatatttaaaaacattaacAACCAATTTGGTTAGTTGAAATAAAtgatggtaatgggaatgatttatagtgtaaaattttatcaaaagtttcatatcattcctatggtaataaaactttaatcacaaaaaagtttatttatttacaaatttttattaccacctCTTCCAATAGTAATgcaatgaattttatgaaaaaaatgagatgattaaagttgaACAAGCAAGCATGATCATCAAGATAGTCAAGAGATTTtctaactaaaattacactaatttttcatttctaTTACCACCTTCCAAACGAGCTATAATTACAACACTATCATggttattttagaaaaaatagtcatagaCACCAAATATGAGTCATGCAATGAGCCAATGACAATACATGTGATGGATATTATTATTTGGTCTTGACGGCTTTACATTTCACATTTCACATTTTACTGGAATGTTGAATGTAGGTCCAGCATTAATACAATACTTTACAACATGGAAGGTGCTTGCTGCTTGCCAATATGATAGAAAATGCACTTGctttatattttacttttacaTTACTTTTTTGGGGCCATTTAGAAATTAgcatttttattggtttttagtttttgattggtcaaacagttaaaaaaatatgttttgatAATGGTTTTTAAGTTAAAAGCAAAAATTACTCGTTGTagttattttcattaattagTTCTTAGCTTTTGATCtacattttctctaataaataaccaacatctaacaaataatatttattaaagaTCTATTAACAGTTGGCTtaaacaa
This genomic interval carries:
- the LOC130799626 gene encoding transcription factor MYBS3 encodes the protein MTRRCSHCSNNGHNSRTCPTRSNAAGATNSSPNSTSSNAGGGGGSGGGGGGGIRLFGVRLTDGSFMKKSASMGNLSHYHSNFSSPNNNNTTSPSSDPLRLDGYLSDDPNHASCSSNRRSERKKGKPWTEDEHRLFLIGLQKLGKGDWRGIARNYVVSRTPTQVASHAQKYFIRQSHATRRKRRSSLFDMVPDMVTEEPETVPEDQLLPLPSEPTETENTSSMPSLDLSLCTETEPMEATSTEEVKENDEPLALQTNLTPTIPTFFVPVHYHSFWPQAIHPEEDNKGETSQHQVLKPTPVLRKDPVNADELGISQLNLSETENNSHIVPPQLSLNLLGSPSRQSAFHVSVPIAVSKSDVNEGKNSPVQAT